The proteins below are encoded in one region of Micromonospora sp. DSM 45708:
- a CDS encoding RNA degradosome polyphosphate kinase, producing MSTPREHPDGPPPLLDPGTPRNGRPTRGADGRFRPSRPPEERLGDDPDAAGATGLDEPLDPVEGPGPIAGTAPEDGPPAAEPLPEDRFLNRELSWLDFNTRVLALAEDPRTPLLERAKFLAIFAGNLDEFYMVRVAGLKRRLSAGLPVRGGDRLPLRTQLDLITEKAADLVARHAACFVDDVLPRLAESDVRILRWSELDDAERERLRTWFREHIFPVLTPLAVDPAHPFPYISGRSLNLAVSVRDPDGGSELFARVKVPNNVPRFVRVARDRPGVRFLPVEDLISVHLGQLFSGMQVVECHLFRVTRNAEVEVDEDRDEDLLQALERELARRRFGPPVRLEVAASISDHMLELLVRELDMDDHDVLRVRGLVDLSALWQVYGEADRPDLKDRPFVPATHPRLTEGEVPRSVFATLRDGDVLVHHPYHSFATSVQRFVEQAAADPDVLAIKQTLYRTSGDSPIVDALVDAAAAGKQVVVLVEVKARFDEVANIGWARTLERAGCHVVYGLVGLKTHCKTALVVRQEGNQIRRYCHIGTGNYHPKTARLYEDFGMLTADPEIGADLTDLFNVLTGYSRQTAFRRLLVAPQGIRSGLIERIEREIEHVRLGMPGLVQFKVNALVDEEITDALYRASRAGVHVDLLIRGMCTLRPGVPGLSENIRVRSILGRFLEHSRIFRFGNNGDAEFWMGSADLMHRNLDRRVEALVQVSDPVARAELDHVLAAAFDPEVDAFELAADGTWHRRTGDGDTPSTHLQDLLLRRVGGRAD from the coding sequence GTGAGCACCCCTCGCGAGCACCCCGACGGTCCGCCGCCCCTCCTCGACCCCGGCACGCCCCGCAACGGCCGCCCGACGCGCGGCGCGGACGGGCGGTTCCGGCCGTCCCGGCCGCCCGAGGAGCGCCTCGGGGACGACCCGGACGCGGCCGGCGCCACCGGGCTGGACGAGCCGCTCGACCCGGTCGAGGGGCCCGGCCCGATCGCCGGGACCGCCCCGGAGGACGGGCCCCCGGCCGCGGAGCCGCTGCCGGAGGACCGCTTCCTCAACCGGGAGCTGTCCTGGCTCGACTTCAACACCCGGGTGCTCGCGCTCGCCGAGGACCCCCGGACGCCGCTGCTGGAACGGGCGAAGTTCCTGGCCATCTTCGCCGGGAACCTGGACGAGTTCTACATGGTGCGGGTGGCCGGGCTGAAGCGCCGGCTCTCCGCCGGCCTGCCGGTTCGCGGCGGCGACCGGCTGCCGCTGCGCACCCAGCTCGACCTGATCACGGAGAAGGCCGCCGACCTGGTCGCCCGGCACGCCGCCTGCTTCGTCGACGACGTGCTCCCCCGGCTCGCCGAATCCGACGTGCGCATCCTGCGCTGGAGCGAGTTGGACGACGCCGAGCGGGAGCGGCTGCGCACCTGGTTCCGGGAGCACATCTTCCCGGTGCTCACCCCGCTGGCCGTCGACCCGGCGCACCCGTTCCCCTACATCTCCGGCCGGTCCCTGAACCTCGCCGTCTCGGTCCGCGACCCGGACGGCGGCTCCGAACTCTTCGCCCGGGTCAAGGTGCCGAACAACGTGCCCCGGTTCGTCCGGGTCGCCCGGGACCGGCCCGGTGTCCGCTTCCTGCCCGTGGAGGACCTCATCTCCGTCCACCTGGGCCAGCTCTTCTCCGGCATGCAGGTGGTCGAGTGCCACCTGTTCCGGGTCACCCGCAACGCCGAGGTGGAGGTCGACGAGGACCGCGACGAGGACCTGCTCCAGGCCCTCGAACGGGAACTGGCCCGGCGCCGGTTCGGCCCGCCGGTACGGCTGGAGGTGGCCGCCTCCATCTCCGACCACATGCTGGAGCTGCTCGTCCGCGAGCTGGACATGGACGACCACGACGTGCTGCGGGTCCGCGGGCTGGTCGACCTCTCCGCGCTCTGGCAGGTGTACGGCGAGGCCGACCGCCCCGACCTCAAGGACCGGCCGTTCGTGCCGGCCACCCATCCCCGGCTCACCGAGGGCGAGGTGCCGCGCAGCGTCTTCGCCACCCTGCGCGACGGGGACGTGCTGGTGCACCACCCGTACCACTCGTTCGCGACCAGCGTGCAACGCTTCGTCGAGCAGGCCGCGGCCGACCCGGACGTGCTCGCCATCAAGCAGACGCTGTACCGCACCAGCGGCGACTCACCGATCGTCGACGCGCTCGTCGACGCCGCCGCCGCCGGCAAGCAGGTGGTGGTGCTGGTCGAGGTGAAGGCGCGCTTCGACGAGGTGGCCAACATCGGCTGGGCACGCACCCTGGAACGGGCCGGCTGCCACGTGGTCTACGGCCTGGTCGGCCTGAAGACGCACTGCAAGACCGCGCTGGTGGTGCGGCAGGAGGGCAACCAGATCCGGCGCTACTGCCACATCGGCACCGGCAACTACCACCCGAAGACCGCCCGGCTCTACGAGGACTTCGGCATGCTCACCGCCGACCCGGAGATCGGCGCCGACCTGACCGACCTGTTCAACGTGCTCACCGGCTACAGCCGGCAGACGGCCTTCCGGCGGCTGCTGGTCGCGCCGCAGGGCATCCGCAGCGGCCTGATCGAACGGATCGAGCGGGAGATCGAACACGTCCGGCTGGGCATGCCCGGCCTGGTGCAGTTCAAGGTGAACGCGCTCGTCGACGAGGAGATCACCGACGCGCTCTACCGGGCGTCGCGGGCCGGCGTCCACGTGGACCTGCTGATCCGGGGCATGTGCACGCTGCGGCCCGGCGTGCCGGGGCTGTCGGAGAACATCCGGGTCCGGTCGATCCTCGGCCGGTTCCTGGAGCACTCGCGCATCTTCCGGTTCGGCAACAACGGCGACGCCGAGTTCTGGATGGGGTCGGCCGACCTGATGCACCGCAACCTGGACCGCCGGGTGGAGGCGCTGGTGCAGGTGAGCGACCCGGTGGCCCGGGCCGAGCTGGACCACGTGCTCGCCGCCGCGTTCGACCCCGAGGTGGACGCGTTCGAGCTGGCCGCGGACGGCACCTGGCACCGGCGTACCGGCGACGGCGACACGCCGTCGACCCATCTCCAGGACCTGTTGCTGCGCCGGGTCGGCGGCCGGGCGGACTGA
- a CDS encoding NUDIX hydrolase, with product MSDDEPVRIRAAGGVVWRSGPAGVEVCLVHRPRYGDWSLPKGKLDAGEHPLVAAVREVAEETDVRAVPQVRLPTVRYRSEGRAKAVDWWSMRAVGSGGFQPGTEVDDVAWFPVDAAARRVSYPHDAQVIAAFAALPPVTATVLLVRHAHAGKRGTWSGPDTGRPLDAEGRAQAQALVPLVALVRPARLLSASARRCVQTLDPAAARLDLPIEVCGDLDEPKPGQQPAECALAAAARLVALAAAGEPVAVCSQGKVIPGALERLTGRADDFTTAKGGGWLLAFAGDRLLPPDRL from the coding sequence ATGAGCGACGACGAGCCGGTGCGGATCCGGGCGGCCGGCGGGGTCGTCTGGCGGTCCGGCCCGGCCGGCGTCGAGGTCTGCCTGGTGCACCGCCCCCGGTACGGCGACTGGTCGCTGCCGAAGGGCAAACTGGACGCCGGTGAGCACCCGCTGGTGGCCGCCGTCCGGGAGGTGGCCGAGGAGACCGACGTGCGGGCGGTGCCGCAGGTGCGCCTGCCCACGGTCCGCTACCGCAGCGAGGGTCGCGCCAAGGCCGTCGACTGGTGGTCGATGCGGGCCGTCGGCAGCGGCGGTTTCCAGCCCGGCACCGAGGTGGACGACGTGGCCTGGTTCCCGGTCGACGCGGCGGCCCGCCGGGTCAGCTACCCGCACGACGCGCAGGTGATCGCCGCGTTCGCGGCGCTGCCGCCGGTCACCGCGACCGTGCTGCTGGTCCGGCACGCGCACGCCGGCAAGCGGGGCACCTGGTCCGGCCCGGACACCGGCCGGCCGCTGGACGCCGAGGGGCGGGCCCAGGCACAGGCGCTGGTCCCGCTGGTGGCCCTGGTCCGCCCGGCCCGCCTGCTCTCCGCCTCGGCCCGCCGGTGCGTGCAGACGCTGGACCCGGCGGCGGCCCGGCTGGACCTGCCGATCGAGGTCTGCGGCGACCTGGACGAGCCGAAGCCGGGCCAGCAACCGGCGGAGTGCGCGTTGGCCGCCGCCGCGCGGTTGGTCGCGCTGGCCGCCGCCGGGGAGCCGGTCGCGGTGTGCAGCCAGGGCAAGGTGATCCCGGGCGCGCTGGAACGGCTCACCGGCCGCGCCGACGACTTCACCACCGCCAAGGGCGGCGGCTGGCTGCTCGCGTTCGCCGGCGACCGCCTCCTGCCCCCCGACCGCTTGTAA
- a CDS encoding endonuclease/exonuclease/phosphatase family protein — translation MRHRHLSTVALALGVAVFLDVLRVWLPSVITLFGRAAETPAELLGAFALGWFLLALAAPTLVRRLGARPVGLAAAGVLAAARLALTAAPGGSAQLWLACAGLLAGLTWLAATAARVERPVPGLALGLAGTAAGHALLGTEDLVWRGGALGWTLSVALVVAFLAASVPASRPDARPEQPSGAGRRAWLLCGPALLLANQIALAPAVWAASSGVGPSGFPGLSRVPGGGAPWGAAAVALFLVAALYRPPARLARPARVLWPVALLTGAVLFAAGRLVPAYLLTAAGLGGCLARTDTAGPGDDVPDGRAATRRGRAAVVGMAVFAAATVAYYAAYDLGYPNGWVPVATAVLVGLVALAGPSWSPSELPGRARRWSVAALVLATALVPVFHRTSPSASRPGVAPAAVRVAAYNIRMGFGLDGRLDLDAAARALRGADVVLLSEVDRGWWLNGGHDTLALLAARLRMPYVFAPAADPVWGDAVLSRFPARSGRTRPLAAHGAPTGAQALGVTLDLGGRDLAVVATHLQPPPGRDPVEQAREAVAFARGYAAGRPLVLGGDLNTEPDDPAFAEFTGAGLVDALAAARPLPTSPADHPRTQIDHVFVSPGLVATEARAPRTEASDHLPVRVTLTLP, via the coding sequence GTGCGGCACCGTCACCTCTCCACCGTCGCGCTCGCCCTGGGCGTCGCGGTCTTCCTGGACGTCCTGCGCGTCTGGCTGCCGTCGGTCATCACGCTCTTCGGTCGCGCCGCCGAGACGCCCGCGGAGCTGCTCGGCGCGTTCGCGCTCGGCTGGTTCCTGCTCGCGCTGGCCGCGCCCACCCTGGTCCGCCGGCTCGGCGCCCGCCCGGTCGGCCTCGCCGCGGCCGGCGTGCTCGCCGCCGCCCGGCTGGCGCTCACCGCCGCGCCCGGTGGCAGCGCCCAGCTCTGGCTCGCGTGCGCCGGCCTGCTCGCCGGCCTGACCTGGCTCGCCGCCACCGCCGCACGCGTCGAGCGGCCGGTGCCGGGGCTGGCGCTCGGCCTGGCCGGCACCGCCGCCGGGCACGCGTTGCTCGGCACCGAGGACCTGGTCTGGCGCGGTGGCGCGCTCGGCTGGACCCTGAGCGTGGCGCTGGTGGTGGCGTTCCTGGCCGCGTCCGTGCCCGCGTCCCGGCCCGACGCGCGGCCGGAGCAGCCGTCGGGGGCCGGACGCCGGGCGTGGCTGCTCTGCGGTCCGGCACTGTTGCTGGCCAACCAGATCGCACTCGCCCCGGCGGTGTGGGCGGCCTCCTCGGGCGTGGGCCCGTCCGGCTTCCCCGGCCTGTCCCGCGTCCCCGGCGGCGGCGCACCGTGGGGCGCGGCGGCGGTCGCGCTGTTCCTGGTGGCCGCGCTGTACCGGCCCCCGGCCCGGCTGGCCCGGCCGGCCCGGGTGCTCTGGCCGGTCGCGCTGCTCACCGGGGCGGTGCTGTTCGCGGCCGGGCGGCTCGTGCCGGCGTACCTGCTCACCGCCGCCGGCCTCGGCGGCTGCCTGGCCCGCACCGACACCGCCGGGCCCGGCGACGACGTGCCGGACGGGCGGGCCGCGACGCGGCGCGGTCGGGCGGCGGTCGTCGGGATGGCGGTCTTCGCGGCGGCCACGGTCGCCTACTACGCCGCCTACGACCTGGGGTACCCCAACGGGTGGGTGCCGGTCGCCACGGCGGTCCTGGTCGGTCTGGTGGCACTCGCCGGGCCGTCCTGGTCCCCGTCGGAGCTGCCCGGTCGGGCCCGCCGGTGGAGCGTGGCCGCGCTGGTGCTGGCGACCGCGCTCGTGCCCGTGTTCCACCGCACGTCGCCGTCCGCCTCGCGACCCGGCGTCGCGCCGGCCGCGGTACGGGTGGCCGCCTACAACATCCGGATGGGCTTCGGCCTGGACGGCCGGCTGGACCTCGACGCGGCGGCCCGGGCGCTGCGCGGGGCGGACGTGGTGCTGCTCAGCGAGGTCGACCGCGGGTGGTGGCTCAACGGCGGCCACGACACGTTGGCGCTGCTGGCCGCGCGGCTGCGGATGCCGTACGTCTTCGCGCCCGCCGCCGACCCGGTCTGGGGCGACGCGGTGCTCAGCCGGTTCCCGGCGCGCTCCGGTCGGACCCGGCCGCTGGCCGCGCACGGCGCGCCGACCGGCGCGCAGGCCCTCGGCGTCACGCTCGACCTCGGCGGGCGCGACCTGGCCGTGGTCGCCACCCACCTGCAACCGCCGCCCGGCCGGGACCCGGTGGAGCAGGCCCGCGAGGCGGTCGCGTTCGCCCGTGGGTACGCGGCCGGCCGCCCGCTGGTGCTCGGCGGCGACCTGAACACCGAGCCGGACGACCCGGCGTTCGCCGAGTTCACCGGCGCCGGCCTGGTGGACGCGCTGGCCGCGGCCCGGCCGCTGCCGACCAGTCCGGCCGACCACCCGCGTACCCAGATCGACCACGTCTTCGTCTCGCCGGGACTGGTCGCCACCGAGGCGCGCGCCCCGCGCACCGAGGCCAGCGACCACCTCCCGGTACGCGTCACGCTGACCCTGCCGTGA
- a CDS encoding HU family DNA-binding protein — protein MNKAELIEALAVRLGDRKTATAALDAVLAEVQAAVTKGEKVAITGFGAFEKRVRGARTARNPRTGEAVKVKKTSVPTFRAGAGFKEMVASGKVPKDTSAAKKTTAATKTTAAAKKTTAAKTTGAAKKTTAAKATKTTAATKKAAPAKKAAATKTATAAKKTTAAKSATAKKAPAAKKTTAAKSATAKKTTAAKKAPAKKAPAKKAASRR, from the coding sequence GTGAACAAGGCCGAGCTCATCGAGGCGCTCGCCGTTCGCCTGGGGGACCGGAAGACGGCGACGGCTGCGCTCGACGCGGTTCTCGCTGAGGTCCAGGCGGCGGTCACCAAGGGCGAGAAGGTGGCGATCACCGGTTTCGGAGCGTTCGAGAAGCGCGTCCGTGGGGCCCGAACAGCGCGCAACCCGCGGACCGGCGAGGCGGTGAAGGTCAAGAAGACCTCCGTCCCGACCTTCCGGGCGGGTGCGGGCTTCAAGGAGATGGTCGCCAGCGGCAAGGTTCCGAAGGACACCAGCGCCGCGAAGAAGACCACCGCCGCCACCAAGACCACGGCGGCGGCGAAGAAGACCACGGCGGCGAAGACCACCGGGGCCGCCAAGAAGACCACGGCGGCGAAGGCCACCAAGACCACCGCCGCGACCAAGAAGGCCGCGCCGGCGAAGAAGGCCGCCGCGACCAAGACGGCCACGGCGGCGAAGAAGACGACGGCGGCGAAGTCCGCCACCGCGAAGAAGGCGCCCGCCGCCAAGAAGACGACCGCGGCGAAGTCCGCCACGGCCAAGAAGACCACGGCGGCGAAGAAGGCGCCCGCGAAGAAGGCACCGGCCAAGAAGGCCGCCAGCCGGCGCTGA
- the leuD gene encoding 3-isopropylmalate dehydratase small subunit: MDKFTAHTGTAVPLRRSNVDTDQIIPAVYLKRVTRTGFADGLFSAWREDPSFVLNNPAYAGASILVAGPEFGTGSSREHAVWALRDWGFRAVISPRFGDIFRGNALKEGLLPVELELKAVEELWDLVESEPTTAITVDLTTRQVHAGHATWAFPLDDHSRWRLMEGLDDIGLTLRHEAEIGAYEATRPAFLPSIA, from the coding sequence ATGGACAAGTTCACCGCACACACCGGTACCGCCGTGCCGCTGCGCCGGTCCAACGTGGACACCGACCAGATCATCCCCGCCGTGTACCTCAAGCGGGTGACCCGGACGGGTTTCGCCGACGGGCTCTTCAGCGCGTGGCGGGAGGACCCGTCATTCGTGCTCAACAACCCCGCCTACGCGGGGGCGTCGATTCTTGTCGCCGGCCCCGAGTTCGGCACCGGCTCGTCGCGCGAGCACGCCGTCTGGGCGCTCCGGGACTGGGGCTTCCGGGCGGTGATCTCTCCCCGCTTCGGTGACATCTTCCGGGGCAACGCCCTCAAGGAAGGTCTCCTTCCGGTGGAGTTGGAATTGAAGGCCGTCGAGGAACTGTGGGATCTGGTGGAATCCGAGCCCACCACCGCCATCACGGTCGACCTCACCACCCGCCAGGTCCACGCCGGGCACGCCACCTGGGCCTTCCCGCTGGACGACCACAGCCGGTGGCGGCTGATGGAGGGCTTGGACGACATTGGACTCACCCTCCGCCACGAGGCCGAGATCGGCGCGTACGAGGCCACCCGGCCGGCGTTCCTGCCCTCGATCGCCTGA
- the leuC gene encoding 3-isopropylmalate dehydratase large subunit, whose amino-acid sequence MVGVTQPRTLAEKVWDAHVVRSAAGEPDLLFIDLHLLHEVTSPQAFDGLRLAGRGVRRTDLTIATEDHNTPTGYDDPAFRARRGDLLTIADPTSRTQIETLRRNCAEFGVRLHPLGDENQGIVHVIGPQLGLTQPGMTIVCGDSHTATHGAFGALAFGIGTSEVEHVLATQTLPQARPRTMAVNVVGDLAPGVTAKDLVLALIAQVGTGGGRGHVVEYRGEAIRDLSMEGRMTIANMSIEWGAKAGMIAPDETTFAYLKGRPNAPQGADWDAALEYWRTLPTDEGATFDTEVTLDASRITPFVTWGTNPGQGVPLGAAVPDPEEFVTEPERVAARRALEYMDLTPGMPLRDLAVDVVFVGSCTNGRLEDLRAAAEVLRGRRVADGVRMLVVPGSAAVREAAEIEGLHQVFTDAGAEWRFAGCSMCLGMNPDTLKPGERSASTSNRNFEGRQGRGGRTHLVSPPVAAATAVVGRLAAPADL is encoded by the coding sequence ATGGTGGGAGTCACTCAACCGAGGACCCTGGCCGAGAAGGTCTGGGACGCGCACGTGGTCCGCTCCGCCGCCGGCGAGCCGGACCTGCTCTTCATCGACCTGCACCTGCTGCACGAGGTGACCAGCCCGCAGGCGTTCGACGGCCTGCGCCTGGCCGGTCGCGGCGTCCGCCGGACCGATCTGACCATCGCGACCGAGGACCACAACACCCCTACCGGTTACGACGACCCGGCGTTCCGGGCCCGGCGCGGCGACCTGCTCACGATCGCGGACCCCACCTCCCGCACCCAGATCGAGACGCTGCGCCGCAACTGCGCCGAGTTCGGCGTACGGCTGCACCCGCTCGGTGACGAGAACCAGGGCATCGTGCACGTCATCGGCCCGCAGCTCGGTCTCACCCAGCCCGGCATGACGATCGTCTGCGGCGACTCGCACACCGCCACCCACGGCGCGTTCGGCGCGCTCGCGTTCGGCATCGGCACCAGTGAGGTGGAGCACGTGCTGGCCACCCAGACGCTGCCGCAGGCCCGGCCGAGGACCATGGCGGTCAACGTCGTCGGCGACCTGGCCCCCGGCGTCACCGCGAAGGACCTGGTGCTCGCGCTGATCGCCCAGGTGGGCACCGGCGGCGGGCGCGGCCACGTCGTCGAGTACCGGGGCGAGGCGATCCGGGACCTCTCCATGGAGGGGCGGATGACGATCGCGAACATGTCCATCGAGTGGGGCGCCAAGGCGGGCATGATCGCGCCGGACGAGACCACGTTCGCGTACCTGAAGGGGCGCCCCAACGCGCCCCAGGGGGCCGACTGGGACGCGGCGCTGGAGTACTGGCGGACGCTGCCCACCGACGAGGGCGCGACGTTCGACACCGAGGTGACGCTGGACGCGAGCCGGATCACCCCGTTCGTCACCTGGGGCACCAACCCGGGCCAGGGCGTGCCGCTGGGCGCGGCCGTGCCGGACCCGGAGGAGTTCGTCACCGAACCGGAGCGGGTCGCCGCCCGCCGGGCCCTGGAGTACATGGACCTCACCCCGGGCATGCCGCTGCGCGACCTCGCGGTGGACGTGGTCTTCGTCGGCTCCTGCACCAACGGCCGGCTGGAGGACCTGCGGGCCGCCGCCGAGGTGCTGCGGGGGCGCCGGGTCGCCGACGGCGTACGCATGCTCGTGGTCCCCGGCTCCGCCGCGGTCCGGGAGGCCGCCGAGATCGAGGGGCTGCACCAGGTCTTCACCGACGCGGGCGCCGAGTGGCGGTTCGCCGGCTGCTCCATGTGCCTCGGCATGAACCCCGACACGCTGAAGCCGGGGGAGCGCTCCGCCTCGACCTCCAACCGCAACTTCGAGGGCCGCCAGGGCCGGGGCGGGCGCACCCATCTGGTGTCCCCGCCGGTCGCCGCCGCCACCGCCGTGGTCGGCCGGCTGGCCGCCCCCGCCGACCTGTAG
- a CDS encoding IclR family transcriptional regulator, with the protein MSGVGVLDKAVVILAACVDGASLAELVERTKLPRATAHRLAQALEIHRMLVRDTQGRWRPGPRLGELANAAPDVLLTAAEPLLAALRDATGESAQLYLRRADERICVAAAERASGLRDTVPVGSVLPMVAGSAAQILLAWEPPEAVMPLLPRSKFTGRTLAEVRRRGWAQSVAEREAGVASVSAPIRDRTGRVIAAISISGPIERLGRRPGERHAMAVVRAGQRLSGL; encoded by the coding sequence ATGAGCGGTGTCGGCGTTCTCGACAAGGCGGTGGTCATCCTGGCCGCCTGCGTCGACGGCGCCAGCCTGGCCGAACTCGTTGAACGCACCAAGCTGCCCCGGGCCACCGCGCACCGGCTGGCACAGGCGCTGGAGATCCACCGGATGCTGGTCCGGGACACCCAGGGCCGGTGGCGCCCGGGTCCACGCCTGGGCGAGCTGGCGAACGCGGCGCCGGACGTGCTGCTCACCGCCGCCGAGCCGCTGCTCGCCGCGCTGCGTGACGCCACCGGCGAGAGCGCCCAGCTCTACCTGCGCCGCGCCGACGAGCGGATCTGCGTGGCCGCCGCCGAACGCGCCAGCGGCCTGCGGGACACCGTCCCGGTCGGCTCGGTGCTGCCGATGGTCGCCGGCTCGGCGGCACAGATCCTGCTCGCGTGGGAGCCGCCGGAGGCGGTGATGCCGCTGCTCCCCCGCTCCAAGTTCACCGGGCGCACGCTCGCCGAGGTGCGCCGGCGCGGCTGGGCCCAGAGCGTCGCCGAACGGGAGGCGGGCGTGGCGAGCGTCTCGGCCCCGATCCGCGACCGCACCGGCCGGGTGATCGCCGCGATCAGCATCTCGGGCCCGATCGAGCGCCTCGGCCGCCGCCCCGGCGAACGCCACGCCATGGCCGTGGTCCGAGCCGGCCAACGCCTCTCCGGCCTCTGA
- a CDS encoding fumarylacetoacetate hydrolase family protein, whose protein sequence is MRIARFAHAKGMSFGVVEGEPEAGPQGLTIAEIEGHPFGQIQFSGARWALSDVRLLSPILPSKVVCVGRNYAEHAAEHGSEVPKEPLLFLKPSTSVIGPRDAIRLPIFSKQVEHEAELAVVIGAPGARRADRAAAERAIFGYTCANDVTARDLQRSDGQWTRAKGFDSFCPIGPWITTGLDVRDLEIRCEVGRDPEEMEVRQLGRTKDMVFDVPGLVSYISHVMTLLPGDVVLTGTPAGVSPLTEGDTVTVRIEGIGELSNPVVPVA, encoded by the coding sequence GTGCGTATCGCTCGTTTCGCTCATGCCAAGGGAATGTCGTTCGGAGTCGTCGAGGGCGAGCCGGAGGCCGGGCCGCAGGGCCTGACCATCGCCGAGATCGAGGGCCACCCGTTCGGGCAGATCCAGTTCTCCGGCGCCCGCTGGGCGCTCTCCGACGTCCGGCTGCTGTCGCCGATCCTGCCGAGCAAGGTGGTCTGTGTCGGTCGCAACTACGCCGAGCACGCCGCCGAGCACGGCAGCGAGGTGCCGAAGGAGCCGCTGCTCTTCCTCAAGCCGTCCACCTCGGTGATCGGCCCCCGGGACGCCATCCGGCTGCCGATCTTCTCCAAGCAGGTGGAGCACGAGGCGGAACTCGCCGTGGTGATCGGGGCCCCGGGTGCGCGGCGGGCCGACCGGGCCGCCGCCGAGCGGGCCATCTTCGGCTACACCTGCGCCAACGACGTCACCGCGCGGGACCTCCAGCGGTCCGACGGGCAGTGGACCCGGGCCAAGGGCTTCGACTCGTTCTGCCCGATCGGGCCCTGGATCACCACCGGGCTGGACGTCCGCGACCTGGAGATCCGCTGCGAGGTGGGACGCGATCCGGAGGAGATGGAGGTGCGCCAGCTCGGCCGGACCAAGGACATGGTGTTCGACGTGCCGGGCCTGGTGTCGTACATCTCGCACGTGATGACGCTGCTGCCCGGCGACGTGGTGCTCACCGGCACCCCGGCGGGGGTTAGCCCGCTGACCGAGGGGGATACGGTCACCGTGCGGATCGAGGGGATCGGCGAACTCAGCAACCCGGTGGTCCCGGTCGCCTGA
- a CDS encoding 3-methyladenine DNA glycosylase, with protein sequence MTAALAPAAVLDAADWRARRRDHEERVDAWLTPHLARRRTGVKHPVEDFLFTYYSHRPAQLRRWHPGAGVVLRDADPAGFGPDYTAGAAGLTLDTDRVRARRAESIAWIRTLLASTAGRPAHLGCFGMHEWAMVYRQTQEQVRHNAWPLRLTPEATAAVVEERGVRCSHFDAFRFFTAPARPLNVLQPTRERQHALEQPGCLHANMDLYKWAYKLSPLVPSELVADCFALAREIRTLDMRASPYDLADLGHPPVRVETPEGRAEYATAQRGFAERAAVLRARLLAALDGAIPA encoded by the coding sequence GTGACCGCCGCCCTCGCCCCCGCCGCCGTGCTCGACGCGGCCGACTGGCGGGCCCGCCGGCGCGACCACGAGGAACGGGTCGACGCGTGGCTGACGCCGCACCTGGCCCGCCGCCGCACCGGCGTGAAGCATCCGGTGGAGGACTTCCTCTTCACCTACTACTCGCACCGGCCGGCCCAGTTGCGCCGCTGGCACCCGGGCGCGGGCGTGGTGCTGCGCGACGCCGACCCGGCCGGGTTCGGCCCGGACTACACCGCCGGCGCCGCCGGGCTCACGCTCGACACCGATCGGGTACGCGCCCGCCGCGCCGAGTCGATCGCCTGGATCCGTACGCTGCTGGCGTCCACCGCCGGCCGCCCGGCGCACCTCGGCTGCTTCGGCATGCACGAGTGGGCGATGGTCTACCGGCAGACCCAGGAGCAGGTGCGACACAACGCCTGGCCGCTGCGGCTCACGCCGGAGGCGACCGCGGCGGTGGTCGAGGAGCGCGGCGTGCGGTGCAGCCACTTCGACGCGTTCCGCTTCTTCACCGCGCCGGCCCGGCCGCTGAACGTGCTCCAGCCGACCCGGGAGCGCCAGCACGCGCTGGAGCAGCCGGGCTGTCTGCACGCCAACATGGATCTCTACAAGTGGGCGTACAAGCTCTCCCCGCTGGTGCCCTCGGAACTCGTCGCCGACTGCTTCGCGCTGGCGCGGGAGATCCGGACGCTGGACATGCGGGCCAGCCCGTACGACCTGGCCGACCTGGGCCACCCGCCGGTGCGGGTGGAGACGCCGGAGGGCCGGGCCGAGTACGCCACCGCCCAGCGCGGGTTCGCCGAACGCGCCGCCGTCCTGCGGGCCCGACTGCTGGCCGCGCTGGACGGTGCCATCCCGGCCTGA